The following are encoded in a window of Numida meleagris isolate 19003 breed g44 Domestic line chromosome 9, NumMel1.0, whole genome shotgun sequence genomic DNA:
- the PDIA3 gene encoding protein disulfide-isomerase A3: protein MSVPRPPPAALLLLPLLALSAGASDVVELSDADFESGLAERPGLVLVEFFAPWCGHCKRLAPEYEAAATRLKGIVPLVKVDCTANSNTCNKYGVSGYPTLKIFRDGEESGTYDGPRTADGIVSHLKKQAGPASVALSSVADFEKFIGDKDASVVGFFGDTSGDAYSEFMKAANNLRDNYRFAHTSEEQLVQKYEEDGEGIVLFRPSRLTNKFEDNTVKYTEDKITSAKIKKFIQENIFGICPHMTEDNKDLIQGKDLLVAYYDVDYEKNAKGSNYWRNRVMMIAKKFLDAGHKLSFAVASRKTFGHELSEFGLDNSVGEAPVVAIRTAKGDKYVMQEEFSRDGKALERFLQDYFDGNLKKYLKSEPVPENNDGPVKVVVAENFDEIVNAEDKDVLIEFYAPWCGHCKNLEPKYKELGEKLSKDPNIVIAKMDATANDVPSPYEVRGFPTIYFAPAGKKQSPKKYEGGREVSDFISYLKWEATNTPVLQEEDKAKKSKKKAKEDL, encoded by the exons ATGTCCGTGCCTCGGCCGCCACCCgccgcgctgctgctgctcccgcTCCTCGCCCTCTCCGCCGGCGCCTCCGACGTGGTGGAGCTCAGTGACGCCGATTTCGAGAGCGGCCTGGCCGAGCGCCCGGGACTGGTGCTCGTGGAGTTCTTCGCGCCCTG gTGCGGGCACTGCAAGCGGCTGGCGCCGGAGTACGAGGCGGCCGCGACCAGACTGAAGGGGATCGTCCCGCTCGTGAAG gTTGACTGTACAGCAAATTCAAACACCTGTAACAAGTATGGAGTCAGTGGATATCCCACCTTGAAGATTTTTCGAGATGGAGAAGAGTCAGGAACCTACGATGGACCCAGGACAGCAG ATGGAATCGTCAGTCATCTCAAGAAACAGGCGGGACCTGCTTCAGTGGCTCTCAGTTCTGTGGCTGATTTTGAGAAATTCATTGGTGATAAAGATGCTTCTGTAGTGG GCTTCTTTGGTGATACATCTGGCGATGCTTATTCTGAATTCATGAAAGCTGCCAACAACTTACGAGATAACTACCGTTTTGCACACACCAGTGAGGAGCAATTGGTGCAGAAGTATGAGGAAGATGGAGA GGGTATAGTCCTGTTCCGACCTTCACGACTGACAAACAAGTTTGAGGACAACACTGTCAAATACACTGAAGACAAAATCACCAGTGCAAAGATCAAGAAATTTATCCAGGAGAACAT CTTTGGTATCTGTCCACATATGACTGAAGACAACAAAGACTTGATCCAAGGGAAGGACTTGTTGGTGGCATACTATGATGTGGACTATGAGAAGAATGCAAAGGGCTCCAACTACTGGCGCAACCG agttatGATGATTGCAAAGAAATTCTTGGATGCTGGTCACAAACTGTCATTTGCTGTTGCTAGCCGGAAAACCTTTGGCCATGAGCTATCAGAATTCGGTCTAGACAACAGCGTGGGTGAGGCTCCTGTTGTTGCCATCAGAACAGCTAAAGGAGATAAATATGTCATGCAGGAAGAATTCTC CCGTGATGGAAAGGCTCTGGAGAGATTCTTGCAAGATTATTTCGATGGCAACTTGAAAAAGTACCTGAAATCAGAGCCTGTCCCTGAAAACAATGATGGCCCTGTGAAG GTGGTGGTTGCTGAGAACTTTGATGAAATTGTTAATGCAGAAGACAAAGATGTCCTGATAGAGTTTTACGCACCCTGGTGTGGCCATTGCAAGAATCTGGAGCCCAAATACAAAGAGTTGGGAGAGAAG CTCAGTAAAGACCCCAATATTGTCATTGCAAAAATGGATGCTACAGCCAATGATGTGCCTTCTCCATATGAAGTCAGAGG cttcCCCACCATCTATTTTGCTCCAGCTGGGAAGAAGCAAAGTCCAAAGAAGTATGAG GGTGGCAGAGAAGTGAGTGACTTCATCAGCTACTTGAAGTGGGAGGCAACCAACactcctgtgctgcaggaggaagataAAGCCAAGAAATCCAAGAAGAAGGCAAAGGAGGATTTGTGA
- the LOC110403811 gene encoding peptidyl-prolyl cis-trans isomerase FKBP8-like isoform X1 yields MQGASAGGSPEREAGADERPRGPGRGRRVRFRMPHTTIVVPSGRDEEQLFYRRLDALGALGPDGFAPLFAAEGWSEVTEDRLLRKRVVRDGQGGAPQPGQEVSVKVLGALEDGGLVERDPRLSFVPGQGDAVQVGSGGSGARGAESPAGTASSPCPQALELGVPTMRGGEICFFLAASPYGYGRAGREPDVPPEAPLVFEVTLLEVRDGPDPQRLPPAARLRLGAQKRERGNVHFARGDFAAALLSYRLALRALEGAGEERRDGAGADRCPASPPGPHEEEELREQRVKCLNNCAAAARRLQRGAEALAAVEAALRLSPDNGTALLRRGQLLAEQGHDEEAARVLRRALELDPASKPVHAELARLAKRRARATEEPRDRPRPPQSSGEGAAPPEEPRAEQLRSEQPGPRPAPHGPPPAPSEGAWSQQAPPSQPLGAALRLLAPAPQFPPLSPPPAQQRP; encoded by the exons ATGCAAGGAGCCTCGGCCGGCGGCTCCCCGGAGAGGGAGGCGGGGGCCGACGAGCGGCCGCGGGGCCCGGGCCGGGGCAGGCGAGTCCGATTCCGCATGCCGCACACCACCATCGTGGTGCCGTCGGGCCGTGACGAGGAGCAGCTCTTCTACCGGCGCCTGGACGCGCTCGGAGCGCTGGGCCCCGACGGCTTCGCGCCGCTCTTCGCCGCCGAGGGCTGGAGCGAGGTGACGG AGGACCGGCTGCTACGGAAGCGCGTGGTGCGGGACGGGCAGGGGGGCGCGCCGCAGCCGGGCCAGGAGGTGTCGGTGAAAGTGCTGGGGGCCCTGGAGGACGGCGGCCTGGTGGAGCGGGACCCGCGGCTCAGTTTCGTGCCGGGCCAGGGCGACGCCGTGCAGGTCGGCAGCGGAGGTAgcggggcgcggggcgcggAGAGCCCGGCGGGCACAGCCTCCTCTCCGTGCCCGCAGGCGCTGGAGCTCGGCGTCCCCACCATGCGGGGCGGGGAGATCTGCTTCTTCCTCGCCGCTTCTCCCTACGGCTACGGCCGCGCGGGCAG GGAACCCGACGTCCCCCCCGAGGCGCCGCTGGTCTTCGAGGTGACGCTGCTGGAGGTGCGCGACGGCCCAGACCCGCAGCGgctgccgcccgccgcccgcctccGCCTGGGAGCGCAGAAACGGGAGCGCGGAAACGTCCACTTCGCGCGGGGCGACTTCGCGGCGGCGCTGCTCTCGTACCGCCTGGCGCTGCGCGCCCTCGAAGGGGCCGGTGAGGAGCGACGGGACGGGGCGGGCGCCGACCGCTGCCCCGCGTCCCCGCCCGGGCCGCacgaggaggaggagctgcGGGAGCAGCGCGTGAAGTGCCTCAACAActgcgcggcggcggcgcggcggctGCAGAGGGGCGCGGAGGCTCTGGCGGCCGTGGAGGCGGCGCTGCGCCTCAGCCCGGACAACGGCACCGCGCTGCTGCGGAGGGGGCAG CTGCTGGCGGAGCAGGGCCACGACGAGGAGGCGGCGCGCGTGCTGCGGCGGGCGCTGGAGCTGGACCCGGCCAGCAAG CCCGTGCACGCGGAACTCGCGCGCCTGGCCAAGCGCCGCGCCCGCGCCACCGAGGAACCCCGCGACCGTCCGCGGCCGCCACAGAGCTCCGG GGAAGGAGCGGCCCCGCCCGAGGAGCCCCGCGCCGAGCAGCTCCGCTCCGAACAGCCGgggccccgccccgcgccgcacGGCCCCCCCCCTGCGCCCAGTGAGGGGGCGTGGTCTCAGCAGGCCCCGCCCTCCCAGCCCTTGGGCGCGGCTCTGCGGCTCCTCGCGCCTGCGCCGCAGTTTCCGCCATTATCGCCCCCCCCGGCCCAACAGCGTCCGTAG
- the SERF2 gene encoding small EDRK-rich factor 2, producing the protein MTRGNQRELARQKNLKKQSDSGKGKRRDDGLSAAARKQRDSEIMQQKQKKADEKKEGAK; encoded by the exons ATGACCC GCGGGAACCAGCGCGAACTGGCGCGGCAGAAGAACCTGAAGAAGCAGAGCGATTCGGGCAAGGGCAAGCGGCGCGACGACGGGCTCTCGGCCGCCGCCCGCAAGCAGAG GGACTCGGAGAtcatgcagcagaagcagaagaaggCGGACGAGAAGAAGGAGGGCGCCAAGtag
- the LOC110403811 gene encoding peptidyl-prolyl cis-trans isomerase FKBP8-like isoform X2 produces the protein MQGASAGGSPEREAGADERPRGPGRGRRVRFRMPHTTIVVPSGRDEEQLFYRRLDALGALGPDGFAPLFAAEGWSEVTEDRLLRKRVVRDGQGGAPQPGQEVSVKVLGALEDGGLVERDPRLSFVPGQGDAVQALELGVPTMRGGEICFFLAASPYGYGRAGREPDVPPEAPLVFEVTLLEVRDGPDPQRLPPAARLRLGAQKRERGNVHFARGDFAAALLSYRLALRALEGAGEERRDGAGADRCPASPPGPHEEEELREQRVKCLNNCAAAARRLQRGAEALAAVEAALRLSPDNGTALLRRGQLLAEQGHDEEAARVLRRALELDPASKPVHAELARLAKRRARATEEPRDRPRPPQSSGEGAAPPEEPRAEQLRSEQPGPRPAPHGPPPAPSEGAWSQQAPPSQPLGAALRLLAPAPQFPPLSPPPAQQRP, from the exons ATGCAAGGAGCCTCGGCCGGCGGCTCCCCGGAGAGGGAGGCGGGGGCCGACGAGCGGCCGCGGGGCCCGGGCCGGGGCAGGCGAGTCCGATTCCGCATGCCGCACACCACCATCGTGGTGCCGTCGGGCCGTGACGAGGAGCAGCTCTTCTACCGGCGCCTGGACGCGCTCGGAGCGCTGGGCCCCGACGGCTTCGCGCCGCTCTTCGCCGCCGAGGGCTGGAGCGAGGTGACGG AGGACCGGCTGCTACGGAAGCGCGTGGTGCGGGACGGGCAGGGGGGCGCGCCGCAGCCGGGCCAGGAGGTGTCGGTGAAAGTGCTGGGGGCCCTGGAGGACGGCGGCCTGGTGGAGCGGGACCCGCGGCTCAGTTTCGTGCCGGGCCAGGGCGACGCCGTGCAG GCGCTGGAGCTCGGCGTCCCCACCATGCGGGGCGGGGAGATCTGCTTCTTCCTCGCCGCTTCTCCCTACGGCTACGGCCGCGCGGGCAG GGAACCCGACGTCCCCCCCGAGGCGCCGCTGGTCTTCGAGGTGACGCTGCTGGAGGTGCGCGACGGCCCAGACCCGCAGCGgctgccgcccgccgcccgcctccGCCTGGGAGCGCAGAAACGGGAGCGCGGAAACGTCCACTTCGCGCGGGGCGACTTCGCGGCGGCGCTGCTCTCGTACCGCCTGGCGCTGCGCGCCCTCGAAGGGGCCGGTGAGGAGCGACGGGACGGGGCGGGCGCCGACCGCTGCCCCGCGTCCCCGCCCGGGCCGCacgaggaggaggagctgcGGGAGCAGCGCGTGAAGTGCCTCAACAActgcgcggcggcggcgcggcggctGCAGAGGGGCGCGGAGGCTCTGGCGGCCGTGGAGGCGGCGCTGCGCCTCAGCCCGGACAACGGCACCGCGCTGCTGCGGAGGGGGCAG CTGCTGGCGGAGCAGGGCCACGACGAGGAGGCGGCGCGCGTGCTGCGGCGGGCGCTGGAGCTGGACCCGGCCAGCAAG CCCGTGCACGCGGAACTCGCGCGCCTGGCCAAGCGCCGCGCCCGCGCCACCGAGGAACCCCGCGACCGTCCGCGGCCGCCACAGAGCTCCGG GGAAGGAGCGGCCCCGCCCGAGGAGCCCCGCGCCGAGCAGCTCCGCTCCGAACAGCCGgggccccgccccgcgccgcacGGCCCCCCCCCTGCGCCCAGTGAGGGGGCGTGGTCTCAGCAGGCCCCGCCCTCCCAGCCCTTGGGCGCGGCTCTGCGGCTCCTCGCGCCTGCGCCGCAGTTTCCGCCATTATCGCCCCCCCCGGCCCAACAGCGTCCGTAG
- the LOC110403811 gene encoding peptidyl-prolyl cis-trans isomerase FKBP8-like isoform X3 → MQGASAGGSPEREAGADERPRGPGRGRRVRFRMPHTTIVVPSGRDEEQLFYRRLDALGALGPDGFAPLFAAEGWSEVTEDRLLRKRVVRDGQGGAPQPGQEVSVKVLGALEDGGLVERDPRLSFVPGQGDAVQVGSGGSGARGAESPAGTASSPCPQALELGVPTMRGGEICFFLAASPYGYGRAGREPDVPPEAPLVFEVTLLEVRDGPDPQRLPPAARLRLGAQKRERGNVHFARGDFAAALLSYRLALRALEGAGEERRDGAGADRCPASPPGPHEEEELREQRVKCLNNCAAAARRLQRGAEALAAVEAALRLSPDNGTALLRRGQPVHAELARLAKRRARATEEPRDRPRPPQSSGEGAAPPEEPRAEQLRSEQPGPRPAPHGPPPAPSEGAWSQQAPPSQPLGAALRLLAPAPQFPPLSPPPAQQRP, encoded by the exons ATGCAAGGAGCCTCGGCCGGCGGCTCCCCGGAGAGGGAGGCGGGGGCCGACGAGCGGCCGCGGGGCCCGGGCCGGGGCAGGCGAGTCCGATTCCGCATGCCGCACACCACCATCGTGGTGCCGTCGGGCCGTGACGAGGAGCAGCTCTTCTACCGGCGCCTGGACGCGCTCGGAGCGCTGGGCCCCGACGGCTTCGCGCCGCTCTTCGCCGCCGAGGGCTGGAGCGAGGTGACGG AGGACCGGCTGCTACGGAAGCGCGTGGTGCGGGACGGGCAGGGGGGCGCGCCGCAGCCGGGCCAGGAGGTGTCGGTGAAAGTGCTGGGGGCCCTGGAGGACGGCGGCCTGGTGGAGCGGGACCCGCGGCTCAGTTTCGTGCCGGGCCAGGGCGACGCCGTGCAGGTCGGCAGCGGAGGTAgcggggcgcggggcgcggAGAGCCCGGCGGGCACAGCCTCCTCTCCGTGCCCGCAGGCGCTGGAGCTCGGCGTCCCCACCATGCGGGGCGGGGAGATCTGCTTCTTCCTCGCCGCTTCTCCCTACGGCTACGGCCGCGCGGGCAG GGAACCCGACGTCCCCCCCGAGGCGCCGCTGGTCTTCGAGGTGACGCTGCTGGAGGTGCGCGACGGCCCAGACCCGCAGCGgctgccgcccgccgcccgcctccGCCTGGGAGCGCAGAAACGGGAGCGCGGAAACGTCCACTTCGCGCGGGGCGACTTCGCGGCGGCGCTGCTCTCGTACCGCCTGGCGCTGCGCGCCCTCGAAGGGGCCGGTGAGGAGCGACGGGACGGGGCGGGCGCCGACCGCTGCCCCGCGTCCCCGCCCGGGCCGCacgaggaggaggagctgcGGGAGCAGCGCGTGAAGTGCCTCAACAActgcgcggcggcggcgcggcggctGCAGAGGGGCGCGGAGGCTCTGGCGGCCGTGGAGGCGGCGCTGCGCCTCAGCCCGGACAACGGCACCGCGCTGCTGCGGAGGGGGCAG CCCGTGCACGCGGAACTCGCGCGCCTGGCCAAGCGCCGCGCCCGCGCCACCGAGGAACCCCGCGACCGTCCGCGGCCGCCACAGAGCTCCGG GGAAGGAGCGGCCCCGCCCGAGGAGCCCCGCGCCGAGCAGCTCCGCTCCGAACAGCCGgggccccgccccgcgccgcacGGCCCCCCCCCTGCGCCCAGTGAGGGGGCGTGGTCTCAGCAGGCCCCGCCCTCCCAGCCCTTGGGCGCGGCTCTGCGGCTCCTCGCGCCTGCGCCGCAGTTTCCGCCATTATCGCCCCCCCCGGCCCAACAGCGTCCGTAG